One stretch of Sander lucioperca isolate FBNREF2018 chromosome 13, SLUC_FBN_1.2, whole genome shotgun sequence DNA includes these proteins:
- the LOC116036906 gene encoding RING finger protein 145 isoform X2: MAVKDRVEAVLNVGLRVPSIMLLDVLYRWDVSSFFQKIQRSSLSNNPLFQYKYLALYLHYVGYILSLVLLTLPRQHLVKLYLYVLTALLLFAGHQVSRDYVRSELESGYEGSVYLEPLSMNRFTTALISQLVVCTLCSCVMQTKRIWLFSAHLLPLVARLCLIPLETIVFINKFSMIFTGLEVIYFLASNLLVPYNLAKTAYRELAQVVEVYGLLALGMSLWNQLVLPVLFMCFWLLLFALQIYSYFSTRDQPTSRERLLFLFLTSIAECCSTPYSLLGLVFTVSFIALGVLTLCKFYLQGYRAFMNDNTMHRGMTEGITLLILAVQTGLIELQVIHRAFLLSIILFIVVASILQSMLEIADPIVLALGASRDKSLWKHFRAVSLCLFLLIFPAYMAYMICQFFHMDFWLLIIISSSILTSLQVLGTLLIYILFMVEEFRKAPVENMDEVIYCVNGTYRLLEFLVAVCVVCYGVSETVFGEWSVMGSTIILVHSYYNVWLRAQLGWQSFLLRRDAVNKIKSLPTASNTQLEQYNDICAICYQDMNSAVITPCSHFFHAGCLKKWLYVQETCPLCHSQLKSQSPTTTVPNQDVPAANQNPAGQEEAPANKKQKDDTLPDDGKEGGPGEQQGDNGPAMSAGETSSSSSTSGVQSDLMGLK, encoded by the exons ATGGCTGTGAAGGACCGCGTAGAGGCGGTACTCAATGTGGGACTGCGTGTTCCAAGCATCATGCTGCTGGATGTCCTGTACCGCTGGGATGTCAGCTCCTTCTTCCAGAAGATACAGCGCTCCAGCCTCTCCAACAACCCCCTGTTCCAGTACAAATACCTGGCACTCTACCTGCACTACGTGG GTTACATCCTGAGTTTGGTGCTCCTGACTCTGCCTCGTCAGCACCTGGTTAAACTCTACCTATATGTCCTAACGGCTCTGCTGTTGTTTGCTGGTCACCAAGTctcaag GGATTATGTCCGCAGTGAACTGGAGTCTGGCTATGAAGGATCTGTCTACCTGGAACCTCTCTCCATGAACAGATTCACCACTGCactcataa GTCAGCTGGTGGTGTGTACGCTATGTTCCTGTGTGATGCAGACCAAGAGGATTTGGCTTTTCTCTGCTCACCTCCTCCCTCTGGTGGCCAGACTGTGTCTTATCCCACTGGAGACCATTGTCTTCATCAATAAGTTCTCCATGATCTTCACAGGCCTGGAGGTCATTTACTTCCTGGCTTCTAACTTGTTGGTACCATACAACCTTGCCAAGACTGCCTACAGGGAGCTGGCTCAG GTGGTGGAAGTGTATGGGCTGCTAGCTTTGGGTATGTCTCTATGGAACCAGCTGGTCCTTCCAGTTCTCTTTATGTGTTTCTGGCTACTGCTGTTCGCATTACAGATCTACTCCTACTTCAGCACCAGAGACCAGCCTACCTCAAGGGAGAGGctccttttcctctttcttaCCAG TATAGCAGAATGTTGTAGTACACCGTACTCCCTGCTGGGTCTGGTTTTCACCGTCTCCTTCATTGCTCTGGGAGTTCTCACACTCTGCAAGTTCTACCTGCAAGGTTACAGAGCCTTTATGAATGACAACACTATGCACAG gGGGATGACAGAAGGCATCACCCTGCTGATCCTCGCTGTCCAGACTGGCCTCATTGAGCTTCAAGTCATCCACCGAGccttcctcctctccatcaTCCTCTTCATTGTTGTTGCTTCCATCCTGCAGTCCATGCTGGAGATAGCTGACCCCATAGTCCTGGCCCTGGGAGCATCAAGAGACAA GAGTTTGTGGAAGCACTTCAGAGcggtgtctctgtgtctgttccTGCTGATTTTCCCAGCCTACATGGCCTATATGATCTGTCAGTTCTTCCACATGGACTTCTGGCTACTCATCATCatctcctcctccatcctcacatcACTGCAG GTCCTCGGCACTCTGCTGATCTACATTCTCTTCATGGTGGAGGAGTTTCGAAAGGCTCCAGTAGAGAACATGGATGAAGTTATCTACTGTGTCAACGGGACATACAGATTGCTGGAGTTCCTG GTCGCAGTATGTGTGGTGTGCTACGGCGTGTCAGAGACGGTATTTGGGGAGTGGAGTGTGATGGGAAGCACCATCATCCTGGTCCACTCGTATTATAACGTCTGGCTCAGAGCCCAGCTAGGTTGGCAGAGCTTCCTGCTCAGGAGAGATGCTGTAAACAAGATCAAAAGCCTCCCCACAGCCAGCAACACACAGCTGGAACAGTACAATGACATCTGCGCTATCTGCTACCAG GACATGAACAGTGCTGTGATCACTCCATGCAGTCATTTCTTCCACGCTGGCTGTCTGAAGAAATGGCTTTATGTCCAGGAAACATGCCCCCTCTGTCACTCGCAACTCAAGAGCCAATCACCAACCACTACTGTCCCCAACCAAGACgtccctgcagccaatcagaacccTGCAGGGCAGGAAGAAGCCCCAGCCAATAAGAAGCAGAAAGATGACACTCTTCCAGATGATGGAAAGGAGGGGGGGCCAGGAGAACAGCAGGGAGATAATGGACCTGCCATGTCAGCTGGAgaaacctcctcctcctc CTCCACCTCTGGTGTTCAGTCTGACCTGATGGGACTTAAATGA
- the LOC116036906 gene encoding RING finger protein 145 isoform X1 encodes MAVKDRVEAVLNVGLRVPSIMLLDVLYRWDVSSFFQKIQRSSLSNNPLFQYKYLALYLHYVGYILSLVLLTLPRQHLVKLYLYVLTALLLFAGHQVSRDYVRSELESGYEGSVYLEPLSMNRFTTALISQLVVCTLCSCVMQTKRIWLFSAHLLPLVARLCLIPLETIVFINKFSMIFTGLEVIYFLASNLLVPYNLAKTAYRELAQVVEVYGLLALGMSLWNQLVLPVLFMCFWLLLFALQIYSYFSTRDQPTSRERLLFLFLTSIAECCSTPYSLLGLVFTVSFIALGVLTLCKFYLQGYRAFMNDNTMHRGMTEGITLLILAVQTGLIELQVIHRAFLLSIILFIVVASILQSMLEIADPIVLALGASRDKSLWKHFRAVSLCLFLLIFPAYMAYMICQFFHMDFWLLIIISSSILTSLQVLGTLLIYILFMVEEFRKAPVENMDEVIYCVNGTYRLLEFLVAVCVVCYGVSETVFGEWSVMGSTIILVHSYYNVWLRAQLGWQSFLLRRDAVNKIKSLPTASNTQLEQYNDICAICYQDMNSAVITPCSHFFHAGCLKKWLYVQETCPLCHSQLKSQSPTTTVPNQDVPAANQNPAGQEEAPANKKQKDDTLPDDGKEGGPGEQQGDNGPAMSAGETSSSSGVPSTPQHLARTSSLSASPSPLVTESQNQSLTDHPSSSSSDTMDMPPSLISLSRSSSSQPLAQAEITLVEPEPTPQINPGFLLDSQESSSGPSSQLDQPTYPSEEQSPPPCSL; translated from the exons ATGGCTGTGAAGGACCGCGTAGAGGCGGTACTCAATGTGGGACTGCGTGTTCCAAGCATCATGCTGCTGGATGTCCTGTACCGCTGGGATGTCAGCTCCTTCTTCCAGAAGATACAGCGCTCCAGCCTCTCCAACAACCCCCTGTTCCAGTACAAATACCTGGCACTCTACCTGCACTACGTGG GTTACATCCTGAGTTTGGTGCTCCTGACTCTGCCTCGTCAGCACCTGGTTAAACTCTACCTATATGTCCTAACGGCTCTGCTGTTGTTTGCTGGTCACCAAGTctcaag GGATTATGTCCGCAGTGAACTGGAGTCTGGCTATGAAGGATCTGTCTACCTGGAACCTCTCTCCATGAACAGATTCACCACTGCactcataa GTCAGCTGGTGGTGTGTACGCTATGTTCCTGTGTGATGCAGACCAAGAGGATTTGGCTTTTCTCTGCTCACCTCCTCCCTCTGGTGGCCAGACTGTGTCTTATCCCACTGGAGACCATTGTCTTCATCAATAAGTTCTCCATGATCTTCACAGGCCTGGAGGTCATTTACTTCCTGGCTTCTAACTTGTTGGTACCATACAACCTTGCCAAGACTGCCTACAGGGAGCTGGCTCAG GTGGTGGAAGTGTATGGGCTGCTAGCTTTGGGTATGTCTCTATGGAACCAGCTGGTCCTTCCAGTTCTCTTTATGTGTTTCTGGCTACTGCTGTTCGCATTACAGATCTACTCCTACTTCAGCACCAGAGACCAGCCTACCTCAAGGGAGAGGctccttttcctctttcttaCCAG TATAGCAGAATGTTGTAGTACACCGTACTCCCTGCTGGGTCTGGTTTTCACCGTCTCCTTCATTGCTCTGGGAGTTCTCACACTCTGCAAGTTCTACCTGCAAGGTTACAGAGCCTTTATGAATGACAACACTATGCACAG gGGGATGACAGAAGGCATCACCCTGCTGATCCTCGCTGTCCAGACTGGCCTCATTGAGCTTCAAGTCATCCACCGAGccttcctcctctccatcaTCCTCTTCATTGTTGTTGCTTCCATCCTGCAGTCCATGCTGGAGATAGCTGACCCCATAGTCCTGGCCCTGGGAGCATCAAGAGACAA GAGTTTGTGGAAGCACTTCAGAGcggtgtctctgtgtctgttccTGCTGATTTTCCCAGCCTACATGGCCTATATGATCTGTCAGTTCTTCCACATGGACTTCTGGCTACTCATCATCatctcctcctccatcctcacatcACTGCAG GTCCTCGGCACTCTGCTGATCTACATTCTCTTCATGGTGGAGGAGTTTCGAAAGGCTCCAGTAGAGAACATGGATGAAGTTATCTACTGTGTCAACGGGACATACAGATTGCTGGAGTTCCTG GTCGCAGTATGTGTGGTGTGCTACGGCGTGTCAGAGACGGTATTTGGGGAGTGGAGTGTGATGGGAAGCACCATCATCCTGGTCCACTCGTATTATAACGTCTGGCTCAGAGCCCAGCTAGGTTGGCAGAGCTTCCTGCTCAGGAGAGATGCTGTAAACAAGATCAAAAGCCTCCCCACAGCCAGCAACACACAGCTGGAACAGTACAATGACATCTGCGCTATCTGCTACCAG GACATGAACAGTGCTGTGATCACTCCATGCAGTCATTTCTTCCACGCTGGCTGTCTGAAGAAATGGCTTTATGTCCAGGAAACATGCCCCCTCTGTCACTCGCAACTCAAGAGCCAATCACCAACCACTACTGTCCCCAACCAAGACgtccctgcagccaatcagaacccTGCAGGGCAGGAAGAAGCCCCAGCCAATAAGAAGCAGAAAGATGACACTCTTCCAGATGATGGAAAGGAGGGGGGGCCAGGAGAACAGCAGGGAGATAATGGACCTGCCATGTCAGCTGGAgaaacctcctcctcctctggtgTGCCCTCTACTCCCCAGCATCTGGCCAGGACTTCGTCGTTGTCTGCTTCTCCTTCCCCACTTGTGACTGAATCTCAGAACCAGTCGCTTACAGATCATCCTTCTTCGTCTTCCTCAGACACAATGGACATGCCCCCCTCTCTCATATCTCTCTCCCGCTCTTCCTCCTCACAGCCACTGGCCCAGGCAGAGATAACCCTTGTTGAACCTGAGCCCACCCCTCAGATAAACCCAGGCTTCCTACTGGACAGCCAGGAGTCATCTAGTGGTCCATCATCACAGCTTGACCAGCCCACTTACCCTTCTGAGGAACAATCGCCTCCTCCTTGCAGCCTCTGA
- the ublcp1 gene encoding ubiquitin-like domain-containing CTD phosphatase 1 isoform X1, whose amino-acid sequence MSVSVIIKWGGQEYSISSLSEEDTVMDLKQSIKTLTGVLPERQKLLGLKVKGKPAEDEVKLGSLKLKPNTKIMMMGTREESLEEVLAPPPENDDVVNDFDIEEEVIEVENREENLAKIARRVKDYKVEEMNPPREGKGLLVLDVDYTLFDHKSCAETGQELMRPYLHEFLTSAYEDYDIVIWSATSMKWIDAKMKELGVTDNPNYKITFMLDSAAMITVHTPKRGVVEVKPLGVIWGKYGEFYNRKNTIMFDDIGRNFLMNPQNGLKIRPFMKAHLNREKDRELYKLAQYLKEIAKLDDFSGLNHKHWERYLSKRQHH is encoded by the exons ATGTCAGTATCAGTGATCATAAAGTGGGGAGGTCAGGAGTACTCCATCAGTTCTCTGTCTGAGGAGGACACAGTGATGGACCTGAAACAGTCCATTAAGACCTTGACTGGGGTGCTGCCGGAGAGACAGAAACTACTGGGACTCAAGGTCAAAG GTAAACCTGCAGAGGATGAGGTGAAGCTGGGCTCTCTGAAGCTGAAGCCTAACACTAAGATCATGATGATGGGTACCAGAGAGGAGAGCCTG gaAGAGGTTCTAGCCCCTCCCCCAGAGAACGATGACGTGGTCAATGATTTTGACATCGAGGAGGAGGTCATTGAAGTGGAGAACAG AGAGGAGAACCTGGCTAAGATCGCCCGCAGAGTGAAAGACTATAAGGTGGAGGAGATGAACCCTCCCAGAGAAGGCAAGGGTCTTCTGGTACTGGATGTGGACTATACACTGTTCG atcACAAGTCGTGTGCAGAAACGGGTCAGGAGCTGATGAGACCATACCTTCACGAGTTTCTGACATCAGCCTACGAGGACTATGACATTGTCATCTGGT CTGCTACAAGTATGAAGTGGATTGATGCCAAAATGAAA gagttGGGAGTGACAGACAACCCTAACTACAAGATTACGTTCATGTTGGACAGTGCAGCAATGATCACGGTACATACCCCTAAGAGAGGGGTCGTGGAG GTGAAGCCCCTGGGTGTGATATGGGGGAAGTACGGAGAATTTTACAACAGGAAGAACACCATTATGTTTGACGACATTGGACGAAATTTCCTCATGAACCCACAGAATGGACTAAAG ATCCGACCCTTCATGAAGGCCCATCTTAACAGAGAGAAGGACAGGGAGCTCTATAAACTGGCTCAGTACCTTAAAGAAATTGCCAAGCTTGATGACTTCAGTGGACTCAACCACAAACACTGGGAGAG gTACCTATCTAAAAGGCAGCACCACTGA
- the ublcp1 gene encoding ubiquitin-like domain-containing CTD phosphatase 1 isoform X2, whose protein sequence is MSVSVIIKWGGQEYSISSLSEEDTVMDLKQSIKTLTGVLPERQKLLGLKVKGKPAEDEVKLGSLKLKPNTKIMMMGTREESLEEVLAPPPENDDVVNDFDIEEEVIEVENREENLAKIARRVKDYKVEEMNPPREGKGLLVLDVDYTLFDHKSCAETGQELMRPYLHEFLTSAYEDYDIVIWSATSMKWIDAKMKVKPLGVIWGKYGEFYNRKNTIMFDDIGRNFLMNPQNGLKIRPFMKAHLNREKDRELYKLAQYLKEIAKLDDFSGLNHKHWERYLSKRQHH, encoded by the exons ATGTCAGTATCAGTGATCATAAAGTGGGGAGGTCAGGAGTACTCCATCAGTTCTCTGTCTGAGGAGGACACAGTGATGGACCTGAAACAGTCCATTAAGACCTTGACTGGGGTGCTGCCGGAGAGACAGAAACTACTGGGACTCAAGGTCAAAG GTAAACCTGCAGAGGATGAGGTGAAGCTGGGCTCTCTGAAGCTGAAGCCTAACACTAAGATCATGATGATGGGTACCAGAGAGGAGAGCCTG gaAGAGGTTCTAGCCCCTCCCCCAGAGAACGATGACGTGGTCAATGATTTTGACATCGAGGAGGAGGTCATTGAAGTGGAGAACAG AGAGGAGAACCTGGCTAAGATCGCCCGCAGAGTGAAAGACTATAAGGTGGAGGAGATGAACCCTCCCAGAGAAGGCAAGGGTCTTCTGGTACTGGATGTGGACTATACACTGTTCG atcACAAGTCGTGTGCAGAAACGGGTCAGGAGCTGATGAGACCATACCTTCACGAGTTTCTGACATCAGCCTACGAGGACTATGACATTGTCATCTGGT CTGCTACAAGTATGAAGTGGATTGATGCCAAAATGAAA GTGAAGCCCCTGGGTGTGATATGGGGGAAGTACGGAGAATTTTACAACAGGAAGAACACCATTATGTTTGACGACATTGGACGAAATTTCCTCATGAACCCACAGAATGGACTAAAG ATCCGACCCTTCATGAAGGCCCATCTTAACAGAGAGAAGGACAGGGAGCTCTATAAACTGGCTCAGTACCTTAAAGAAATTGCCAAGCTTGATGACTTCAGTGGACTCAACCACAAACACTGGGAGAG gTACCTATCTAAAAGGCAGCACCACTGA
- the il12bb gene encoding interleukin-12 subunit beta isoform X2: protein MRVLFLIVLYAGLCYASSDSDQENIEILMDNVLVLRVPYGLGSRVYVPLTCGEAYQNQPVVWKKNGEEIEPALQGNQVKVLVEEMNGGNYTCHLGPDGEYLNHTVILIQLDPDNRTVILEEFPEEGHIYCSAPNYNGSFHCTWRRSPTRSNAAVLLVKAERNSEKIPCELDADGSGIHCKDANCPYKEEQHRVFFTIYIHSDSRLEAYTKTFYLREIVRPANLHNLRITDGKEFSWNYPESWAKPCTYFGLQFQVKVVQKGLPCDSKNKIMNDTTEKTTYKVNIKPNKYVFCVRAQDKFTNGPFSHWSRCIVDKHTQVC from the exons ATGCGTGTATTGTTCCTTATAGTCCTGTATGCTGGATTGTGCTACGCCAGCTCTGACAGTGACCAAGAAAACATAGAGATTCTAATGGATAATG TTCTGGTCCTGAGAGTGCCCTATGGTCTGGGTAGCCGTGTGTATGTTCCTCTGACCTGTGGAGAAGCTTATCAAAACCAGCCTGTGGTTTGGAAGAAAAACG GCGAGGAGATTGAACCAGCTCTGCAGGGGAACCAGGTCAAGGTCCTGGTGGAGGAGATGAATGGAGGAAACTACACTTGTCACCTTGGTCCAGACGGAGAATACCTCAACCACACTGTTATCCTGATCCAACTAGATCCAGACAACAGGACTGTCATTCTGGAAGAATTCCCTGAAGAGG GTCACATCTACTGTTCAGCCCCCAACTATAACGGCTCCTTCCACTGCACCTGGAGAAGATCACCTACCAGATCCAACGCTGCTGTGCTCCTGGTGAAGGCAGAACG TAATTCAGAAAAGATTCCATGTGAGCTGGATGCTGATGGATCAGGAATTCACTGCAAGGATGCCAACTGCCCATACAAAGAGGAACAGCACCGTGTCTTCTTCACCATCTACATACACAGCGACTCTCGCCTCGAGGCCTACACAAAGACTTTCTACCTGAGAGAGATTG TGAGGCCAGCAAATCTCCATAACCTGCGCATCACTGATGGGAAGGAGTTCAGCTGGAACTACCCTGAATCCTGGGCTAAGCCCTGCACCTACTTTGGTCTGCAGTTCCAGGTCAAGGTGGTCCAAAAAGGACTTCCCTGTgacagtaaaaataaaataatg AATGACACCACTGAGAAAACGACATATAAGGTCAACATCAAACCCAATAAGTATGTTTTCTGTGTGCGAGCTCAAGACAAATTCACCAACGGGCCATTTAGCCACTGGAGCCGCTGCAT AGTGGATAAACATACACAGGTCTGCTAG
- the il12bb gene encoding interleukin-12 subunit beta isoform X1 — protein sequence MRVLFLIVLYAGLCYASSDSDQENIEILMDNVLVLRVPYGLGSRVYVPLTCGEAYQNQPVVWKKNGEEIEPALQGNQVKVLVEEMNGGNYTCHLGPDGEYLNHTVILIQLDPDNRTVILEEFPEEGPGHIYCSAPNYNGSFHCTWRRSPTRSNAAVLLVKAERNSEKIPCELDADGSGIHCKDANCPYKEEQHRVFFTIYIHSDSRLEAYTKTFYLREIVRPANLHNLRITDGKEFSWNYPESWAKPCTYFGLQFQVKVVQKGLPCDSKNKIMNDTTEKTTYKVNIKPNKYVFCVRAQDKFTNGPFSHWSRCIVDKHTQVC from the exons ATGCGTGTATTGTTCCTTATAGTCCTGTATGCTGGATTGTGCTACGCCAGCTCTGACAGTGACCAAGAAAACATAGAGATTCTAATGGATAATG TTCTGGTCCTGAGAGTGCCCTATGGTCTGGGTAGCCGTGTGTATGTTCCTCTGACCTGTGGAGAAGCTTATCAAAACCAGCCTGTGGTTTGGAAGAAAAACG GCGAGGAGATTGAACCAGCTCTGCAGGGGAACCAGGTCAAGGTCCTGGTGGAGGAGATGAATGGAGGAAACTACACTTGTCACCTTGGTCCAGACGGAGAATACCTCAACCACACTGTTATCCTGATCCAACTAGATCCAGACAACAGGACTGTCATTCTGGAAGAATTCCCTGAAGAG GGTCCAGGTCACATCTACTGTTCAGCCCCCAACTATAACGGCTCCTTCCACTGCACCTGGAGAAGATCACCTACCAGATCCAACGCTGCTGTGCTCCTGGTGAAGGCAGAACG TAATTCAGAAAAGATTCCATGTGAGCTGGATGCTGATGGATCAGGAATTCACTGCAAGGATGCCAACTGCCCATACAAAGAGGAACAGCACCGTGTCTTCTTCACCATCTACATACACAGCGACTCTCGCCTCGAGGCCTACACAAAGACTTTCTACCTGAGAGAGATTG TGAGGCCAGCAAATCTCCATAACCTGCGCATCACTGATGGGAAGGAGTTCAGCTGGAACTACCCTGAATCCTGGGCTAAGCCCTGCACCTACTTTGGTCTGCAGTTCCAGGTCAAGGTGGTCCAAAAAGGACTTCCCTGTgacagtaaaaataaaataatg AATGACACCACTGAGAAAACGACATATAAGGTCAACATCAAACCCAATAAGTATGTTTTCTGTGTGCGAGCTCAAGACAAATTCACCAACGGGCCATTTAGCCACTGGAGCCGCTGCAT AGTGGATAAACATACACAGGTCTGCTAG